The following proteins come from a genomic window of Lachnoclostridium phytofermentans ISDg:
- a CDS encoding DUF1349 domain-containing protein has translation MNYNDFQWTIETQYEVVEDGIHIYAPAKTDYFVNPADGKVVTDAPFFYKEVEGDFVLRAKVSHDFVSTYDACVLLALENEKLWAKACFEYTDLGTHSVVTVMTNERSDDANGVDVDGDEVWLQLSRKDNLFAIHYSQDGKEFKMARLCNLPMQKKIKVGLEAQSPTGDGGSRRFSNVSLELRSLEDIRKGN, from the coding sequence ATGAATTACAATGATTTTCAATGGACAATCGAAACGCAATATGAAGTAGTAGAAGATGGAATACATATTTATGCGCCTGCTAAAACTGATTATTTTGTAAATCCAGCTGATGGAAAAGTTGTTACGGATGCGCCATTTTTCTATAAGGAGGTTGAGGGAGATTTTGTTCTTAGAGCAAAGGTAAGCCATGATTTCGTATCAACTTATGACGCATGCGTATTACTTGCGTTAGAAAACGAAAAGCTTTGGGCGAAGGCTTGTTTTGAGTATACAGATTTGGGTACTCACTCTGTTGTTACCGTTATGACAAATGAGAGATCAGACGATGCCAATGGTGTCGATGTGGACGGAGATGAAGTCTGGCTTCAGTTAAGCCGTAAGGATAATCTCTTTGCGATTCATTATTCACAGGATGGAAAAGAATTTAAGATGGCTAGACTTTGTAATCTTCCGATGCAGAAAAAAATTAAAGTAGGGTTAGAAGCACAATCACCAACCGGAGATGGTGGATCAAGAAGATTTTCTAATGTTTCTTTAGAATTAAGGAGCCTTGAAGATATCCGCAAAGGAAATTAG
- a CDS encoding methyltransferase family protein, with protein MTRYIAVATLFLLIILVLFRAFQLKKLGIKVIRFGEMDKKDFIIPPFALLLFYIVFASAFGLPKVGAELYKSDYVGWIGVALCALGIILFLYALISFGKSFRVGLDEDHPGELVTTGAFSISRNPIYSAFGLVLIGIFLIIPNWIILIYVLTGIWLFNRQILLEEQSLRKIYGEKYAEYCKRVRRFL; from the coding sequence ATGACGAGATATATCGCAGTAGCGACATTGTTTTTGCTTATAATCCTTGTTTTATTCCGAGCTTTCCAATTAAAAAAATTAGGAATAAAAGTTATTCGTTTTGGAGAGATGGATAAGAAGGATTTTATTATCCCGCCCTTTGCCTTACTGTTATTTTATATTGTTTTCGCAAGCGCGTTTGGTTTACCTAAAGTAGGAGCTGAATTGTATAAAAGTGATTATGTAGGTTGGATAGGTGTGGCTTTATGCGCTTTGGGAATTATCTTATTTCTATACGCACTGATTTCATTTGGAAAGAGTTTTCGCGTCGGTTTGGATGAAGACCACCCCGGTGAACTTGTAACCACAGGAGCTTTTTCTATTAGTCGCAATCCAATATATTCAGCATTTGGATTGGTTCTGATCGGAATCTTTTTGATTATTCCGAATTGGATTATATTAATTTACGTTTTAACAGGAATATGGCTTTTCAACCGTCAGATTTTACTTGAGGAACAATCGCTTAGAAAGATATACGGTGAAAAATATGCGGAATACTGTAAAAGAGTAAGGCGTTTTCTATAA
- a CDS encoding D-glycero-alpha-D-manno-heptose-1,7-bisphosphate 7-phosphatase: MDTCRRAVFLDMQGTLGGNGVDDISTFEFYPFAINAIKKLNQNKLLAIVITNQSNISRGYISQKDFDEKMNMLNLVLSKQDAYLDDIYCCPHTRKDQCNCKKPLTGLIDRAMKEHNIDLKHSFVIGDMGMSDIVLASNIGAKGILVLTGAGKGSLSEYRDTWANYEADYIADNVLEAVNWILDNK, from the coding sequence TTGGATACTTGTAGGAGAGCAGTTTTTTTAGATATGCAAGGTACTTTAGGTGGTAATGGTGTAGATGATATTAGTACATTTGAATTTTACCCTTTCGCGATCAATGCTATAAAAAAACTAAATCAAAATAAGCTATTAGCAATTGTTATCACAAACCAAAGTAATATATCAAGAGGTTACATTTCTCAAAAGGACTTCGATGAAAAGATGAATATGTTAAATCTAGTATTGTCGAAACAAGATGCATATCTTGACGACATCTATTGCTGTCCACATACTAGAAAAGATCAATGTAATTGCAAAAAGCCTTTAACAGGACTGATTGATAGAGCTATGAAAGAGCATAACATAGATTTGAAACATAGTTTTGTAATCGGTGATATGGGTATGAGTGATATTGTTTTGGCAAGTAATATTGGGGCAAAAGGTATCCTTGTATTGACTGGTGCAGGCAAAGGAAGTTTGTCTGAATATAGAGACACTTGGGCTAACTATGAAGCTGATTACATAGCAGACAATGTTCTTGAAGCAGTGAATTGGATCTTGGATAATAAATGA
- the eutM gene encoding ethanolamine utilization microcompartment protein EutM, which produces MKYDALGMIETKGLVGAIEAADAMVKAANVSLVGKEFVGGGLVTVMVRGDVGAVKAATDAGAAAAQRVGELVSVHVIPRPHAEVEIILPATKEA; this is translated from the coding sequence ATGAAATACGATGCATTAGGAATGATTGAAACAAAAGGTTTAGTAGGAGCTATCGAGGCTGCAGATGCTATGGTTAAGGCAGCAAATGTATCATTAGTTGGAAAAGAATTTGTTGGTGGCGGTCTTGTTACTGTTATGGTAAGAGGCGATGTAGGAGCTGTTAAGGCAGCTACAGACGCAGGTGCTGCTGCAGCTCAGCGAGTTGGCGAATTAGTATCCGTTCACGTAATTCCTCGTCCACATGCTGAAGTTGAAATTATTCTTCCAGCAACAAAAGAAGCGTAA